The Drosophila innubila isolate TH190305 chromosome 3R unlocalized genomic scaffold, UK_Dinn_1.0 2_E_3R, whole genome shotgun sequence genome has a segment encoding these proteins:
- the LOC117789985 gene encoding peptidyl-prolyl cis-trans isomerase-like 1 has translation MLANTAAGSVPDKAWQPHFVTLETSMGEITVELYWKHAPNTCYNFAELSRRGYYNNVVFHRIIRDFMIQGGDPTGTGRGGASVYGTEFADELHSDLKHTGAGILSMANSGPDTNGSQFFITLAPTQWLDNKHTIFGRVYTGMEVVKRIGMVETDKNDRPVDPLRIIKAKVEKL, from the exons ATGCTAGCAAATACTGCAGCTGGTAGTGTACCTGACAAGGCGTGGCAGCCACATTTTGTGACATTGGAAACATC CATGGGCGAAATAACCGTGGAACTGTACTGGAAACATGCACCAAACACA TGCTACAACTTTGCAGAGTTATCGCGTCGAGGCTACTACAACAACGTGGTGTTTCACCGCATCATTCGTGACTTTATGATACAAGGTGGGGATCCCACGGGCACTGGACGCGGTGGAGCATCCGTTTATGGCACAGAGTTTGCGGACGAGCTGCACAGCGATTTGAAGCACACCGGTGCCGGAATACTTTCAATGGCTAACTCAGGTCCAGATACGAACGGATCACAGTTCTTTATCACATTGGCGCCCACACAATGGCTGGACAACAAGCACACCATTTTTGGTCGTGTCTACACCGGCATGGAGGTGGTCAAGCGAATTGGTATGGTGGAAACTGATAAGAATGATCGACCCGTCGATCCCCTGCGAATAATCAAAGCTAAGGTTGAGAAACTGTAA
- the LOC117789982 gene encoding importin-9, translated as MSNGEGGVGVVRSGGDSVKQAIIEELQNLLSSDTRVLQQAEKRTKQLQYTEGYGVYLSEIIMNQSHELPLRQIAISMLTRYVEHHWTDGEDSDKPNGGMASEQAKRTIRNILPNGLYDPNSKIRSSVAHTISTIAATDYPQCWTELFDIIVKCLSGNEDSIHGAMQVLQDFTYDVDQIKELGPVVIPEVYRIFDSEQNYTIKTRVSAIRTLKQLFASISALITDKQEQSSMMSSILTNFMDKLVHYLSMNCGAGSSFLLRSEIIKVFTYLVTEMPRYINPFMERILPIIWQLLTQIAETYVKVSVNQTEPNPLASGTNEEDDEQTNFQTLIIQILEFINCIVTCPKLRGTIKNVLADLIYITIVYIQLSEEQLEDWQEDPEKFVDDEDEGGVELTVRMCGLDVLLAINDEFGVKAIQPLQEALGRHFNVAEAEKAANNPNWWKIQEACMDAVHGFRDVILEGDSKFDLLNYLTIVRNLLVHQESPHLVGRALWTLSTYSKTDLYNPQMLSEILDVTLCSLSPDKSHILRISAVRSLNGFLQANENVEGEKRTLLVSKLPGFLDGIMTLVPGCKATVLALLMEALTVMVKFDSNFAYAAHAKITPLTIAAFLKYAEDPYVLENVQDLIKALSQQKQCLGPLQEKFIPTIVSILTLQGEHCSEKQDIALDVLNTIVRNSEAPLPSALLENAFPAMINCVLHTDDHTVMVAGGECLRSFINVSPEQIFSYKNGEGVNYVMQVATVLLNPMNTEMTAGGQIGRLVITIITKMGNMLGQTVDMLLKAVISKMQNLECLKVIMNLVLIFAHLFLTQMDAVLNFLSTVPGPNGEPAMQFVLTNWLSRQTSFFGAYERKVTTMALCKLFEYGVATQDNRLTSITYKEQVEEPSGDRMRTRSASSNCQKWVSIPALVKIFKVLISEYQNFQEGKLDAPLTDSEDEVTEEDDAPGTAAKPRYVSDLCFEMEEDDAEDEQLLQTLLKESNYTSDIGENLHKFLTNFTQNEHFPTFFEHLNESERRILLMKVQHK; from the exons ATGTCCAACGGCGAAGGTGGTGTCGGTGTCGTCCGCAGCGGCGGCGATTCAGTCAAGCAGGCTATTATTGAGGAGCTACAGAATCTGCTCAGTTCAGACACAAGAGTGCTGCAACAGGCGGAAAAGCGTACCAAGCAACTACAATACACTGAAG GATATGGCGTGTACTTGTCGGAGATTATTATGAATCAGTCGCACGAGCTGCCACTACGTCAAATTGCCATCAGTATGTTAACACGTTACGTGGAACACCACTGGACGGATGGCGAAGATTCGGATAAGCCAAACGGTGGCATGGCCAGTGAACAGGCCAAACGTACAATCCGTAACATACTCCCCAATGGACTTTACGATCCCAATTCGAAAATACGATCCTCAGTAGCCCACACAATATCCACAATAGCGGCGACCGATTATCCGCAGTGCTGGACGGAGCTCTTTGACATCATTGTCAAATGTCTGAGCGGCAATGAGGACTCCATACATGGAGCCATGCAAGTGCTGCAGGATTTCACATATGATGTGGATCAAATCAAGGAGCTGGGACCAGTAGTTATACCGGAGGTGTATCGCATATTTGACTCTGAGCAGAATTACACAATTAAGACACGGGTCTCAGCCATACGTACACTGAAGCAACTTTTTGCGTCCATATCAGCACTTATTACTGACAAACAGGAGCAAAGTTCTATGATGAGCTCCATACTCACCAATTTCATGGATAAACTTGTGCATTACCTCAGCATGAATTGCGGTGCTGGCTCCAGTTTTCTGTTGCGCTCCGAGATTATCAAAG TGTTTACATATCTGGTTACTGAGATGCCTAGGTACATAAATCCATTCATGGAACGCATATTGCCCATTATCTGGCAGCTGCTCACACAAATTGCCGAAACTTACGTCAAGGTATCAGTTAACCAGACCGAGCCCAATCCCCTGGCCAGCGGAACCAACGAAGAGGATGACGAGCAGACCAACTTTCAAACATTAATCATACAAATTCTCGAGTTCATTAACTGCATTGTCACCTGCCCTAAACTGCGAGGCACCATTAAGAATGTGCTCGCGGACTTGATCTACATAACCATCGTGTACATTCAACTCAGCGAGGAGCAACTAGAGGACTGGCAAGAAGATCCAGAAAAGTTTGTTGACGACGAAGATGAAGGTGGCGTTGAGTTGACTGTTCGCATGTGTGGCCTGGATGTGTTGCTG GCCATTAATGATGAGTTCGGTGTGAAGGCTATTCAGCCATTGCAGGAGGCGCTGGGTCGGCACTTTAACGTGGCCGAGGCGGAGAAGGCGGCTAACAATCCGAATTGGTGGAAGATTCAGGAGGCCTGCATGGACGCCGTACATGGCTTTCGGGACGTTATACTTGAGGGCGATTCCAAATTTGACTTGCTCAACTATTTAACTATTGTTCGCAATTTGCTGGTGCACCAAGAATCACCTCACCTGGTCGGCCGAGCTCTGTGGACTCTGAGCACATACTCCAAGACGGATTTGTACAATCCGCAGATGTTATCTGAGATTCTGGATGTAACACTTTGCAGCTTATCACCAGATAAATCACACATTCTTCGCATCAGCGCTGTCCGCTCCTTAAACGGTTTTCTGCAAGCCAACGAGAATGTTGAAGGGGAGAAGCGAACATTGCTCGTGTCAAAGCTACCGGGATTTCTAGACGGCATTATGACGCTGGTACCCGGCTGTAAGGCAACTGTGCTGGCACTTCTCATGGAAGCGCTCACTGTGATGGTCAAGTTCGATTCGAACTTTGCGTATGCAGCTCATGCAAAGATAACTCCGCTCACGATAGCGGCGTTTCTTAAATACGCCGAAGATCCGTATGTTCTGGAGAACGTTCAGGATCTGATTAAGGCACTAAGCCAGCAGAAGCAATGTCTGGGACCTTTGCAGGAGAAGTTTATACCGACAATTGTTAGCATTCTGACTCTGCAAGGCGAACATTGTAGCGAAAAGCAGGACATTGCCTTGGACGTGCTCAATACGATTGTTAGGAACTCGGAAGCGCCGCTGCCCAGTGCACTGCTGGAGAACGCGTTTCCTGCCATGATTAACTGCGTCCTTCACACTGATGATCACACTGTAATGGTAGCTGGTGGCGAGTGTCTGCGGAGCTTTATTAACGTCTCGCCGGAGCAGATCTTCAGCTACAAGAATGGAGAAGGCGTCAACTATGTTATGCAAGTGGCAACTGTGCTCCTGAATCCAATGAATACCGAAATGACGGCCGGTGGTCAAATTGGACGACTTGTTATTACTATCATTACAAAAATGGGTAACATGCTGGGCCAAACGGTCGACATGTTGCTTAAGGCCGTTATCAGCAAGATGCAGAACCTCGAGTGCCTTAAGGTTATTATGAACTTGGTGCTAATATTCGCCCATCTCTTCCTTACCCAAATGGATGCGGTTCTTAACTTTCTGTCCACCGTGCCTGGACCCAACGGAGAGCCTGCCATGCAGTTTGTACTCACCAATTGGCTTTCGCGTCAGACGTCCTTCTTTGGTGCTTATGAACGCAAA GTTACCACGATGGCCCTGTGCAAGCTATTCGAATATGGTGTGGCTACACAGGACAATCGTTTGACTTCCATAACCTACAAGGAACAAGTCGAGGAGCCAAGTGGCGATCGCATGCGCACGCGCTCAGCTTCATCCAATTGTCAGAAATGGGTGTCAATTCCAGCTCTTGTGAAGATCTTCAAAGTGCTCATATCCGAGTATCAAAATTTTCAAGAGGGTAAACTTGATGCACCGCTTACAGATTCCGAGGATGAGGTCACTGAGGAGGATGATGCGCCTGGCACTGCGGCTAAACCGCGCTACGTCTCAGATCTTTGCTTCGAAATGGAGGAAGACGACGCAGAAGATGAACAACTACTACAGACGCTGCTTAAGGAGTCCAACTACACTAGCGACATTGGCGAGAACTTGCACAAATTTTTAACGAACTTCACTCAAAACGAGCATTTTCCCACATTTTTCGAGCATCTTAATGAGAGCGAACGTCGCATTCTGCTCATGAAGGTACAGCACAAATAA
- the LOC117789984 gene encoding sodium-coupled monocarboxylate transporter 1 → MNNIVHILAELQRFSWLDYVAIAAMFLVCIFIGIYFGFMNKSVSENDYMLGGRKMLVIPISFSLVASFISGITLLGLPTEVYSYGTQYLYVTFGVLGMGIVMGVLYLPVFHDLNITSTYEYLELRFDRRLRMFGSVMFVIMNIAFLPIVIYVPALAFNQVTGVAVHTITPIVCIICVFYTSLGGIKAVIWTDVVQAVSMVGALTLVAVKGSMDIGGFSVVMERAWHSNRLEAPDFSIDPTVRHTFWCLFVGGIFYWTQTNAVSQNMIQRYLSLPTLKDARKALCLFCAGVLILMALCGYNGLLIYATYQDCDPLTTKLAKARDQLLPLFVMDTLGELPGMTGLFIAGVFSAALSSLSTCLNSMSAVVLEDFVKPYVKQQLSNRASTWIMRLVVIGVGVVCVALVYVVEHMGTVLQLTMSLESITNGPLFGIFTLGILLPWINGNSAMLGGCVGVVFMSWVSLNAQWAIASGAISYQTKPLSVDHCDYTFDTASLVSSVPNATHTIGQASDDIFPLYRISYMWYTCLGASVTIIVALLSTFLFGTNDPNSIDPTLITPSIRKFFRFNSQKSTDTYNADIYLKNKLRSDEVAL, encoded by the exons atgaataatatcGTCCACATTCTCGCCGAGCTTCAGCGGTTCTCATGGCTCGATTATGTCGCGATTGCGGCCATGTTCCTGGTCTGCATCTTCATTGGAATCTACTTTGGCTTCATGAACAAATCCGTGTCTGAGAATGATTATATGCTTGGTGGCCGCAAAATGCTGGTGATACCCATCTCCTTCTCCTTGGTGGCCAGCTTCATTTCGGGTATCACATTACTTGGACTGCCGACTGAAGTCTACTCCTATGGAACTCAGTATCTTTATGTGACATTCGGAGTCCTCGGTATGGGCATTGTGATGGGAGTATTATACTTACCAGTCTTTCATGATCTGAACATTACGTCCACCTATGAG TATTTGGAGCTTCGTTTTGATCGTCGCCTGCGTATGTTTGGATCCGTTATGTTTGTCATTATGAAT ATAGCTTTCCTGCCAATTGTGATCTATGTGCCAGCCCTAGCCTTCAATCAGGTAACCGGAGTCGCAGTCCACACCATCACGCCGATCGTGTGCATTATTTGTGTGTTCTACACAAGCTTGGGGGGAATTAAAGCTGTGATCTGGACGGATGTGGTACAGGCGGTGTCCATGGTGGGTGCCCTGACACTAGTTGCCGTAAAGGGAAGCATGGACATTGGTGGCTTTAGCGTGGTCATGGAGCGCGCTTGGCACTCAAACAGATTGGAGGCACCAGA CTTCAGCATTGATCCCACTGTGCGTCATACATTCTGGTGTCTGTTTGTTGGTGGCATTTTTTACTGGACTCAGACCAATGCCGTTTCCCAGAATATGATTCAACGGTATCTTTCGTTGCCCACTTTGAAGGATGCTCGAAAGGCTCTGTGCCTCTTTTGTGCTGGAGTTTTGATCCTAATGGCTTTGTGTGGCTACAACGGACTTCTTATCTATGCCACATATCAAGACTGTGATCCGCTAACTACCAAG CTGGCCAAGGCACGAGATCAGCTCTTGCCTCTCTTCGTAATGGATACTTTGGGTGAGTTGCCTGGCATGACAGGATTGTTCATTGCAGGCGTATTTAGTGCTGCTTTAAGTTCGCTTTCTACCTGCCTCAACTCCATGTCCGCTGTCGTATTGGAGGACTTTGTAAAGCCCTATGTTAAGCAGCAACTATCAAACCGTGCCTCAACTTGGATAATGCGCCTGGTGGTTATTGGCGTAGGGGTGGTTTGTGTGGCCCTAGTCTATGTGGTAGAGCACATGGGCACAGTACTTCAGCTAACGATGAGTCTGGAATCAATAACGAATGGTCCGCTTTTTGGCATCTTTACACTGGGCATACTCCTACCCTGGATCAATGGCAAT AGCGCCATGCTGGGCGGCTGTGTGGGCGTTGTGTTCATGTCTTGGGTTAGCCTGAACGCCCAGTGGGCCATTGCCTCGGGTGCCATAAGCTACCAGACAAAGCCCTTAAGTGTAGACCACTGTGATTACACATTTGATACAGCAAGTCTGGTTTCCAGTGTCCCCAATGCCACTCATACAATAGGACAAGCATCTGA tgatATATTTCCCCTGTACCGCATCTCCTATATGTGGTACACCTGTTTGGGTGCATCAGTTACCATTATTGTTGCTCTCTTAAGCACATTTCTTTTTGGCACAAACGATCCCAACTCAATAGATCCCACGCTGATCACGCCCAGCATTCGAAAATTCTTCAGGTTTAATTCTCAAAAGTCAACG GACACTTACAATGCAGATATTTATCTCAAAAATAAGCTACGCAGCGATGAGGTTgctctataa
- the LOC117789983 gene encoding neither inactivation nor afterpotential protein G, with product MGIHFQKILLVGAIIIGFISILSILVCKLLQEKIPNVLKLEDREFSFDYVVVGAGTAGSTLASLLTKHSNGSVLLVEAGGSFGYLSRIPLLTTFQQKGINDWSFLSAPQKHSSKGLIEQRQCLPRGKGLGGSANLNFMLHFDGHGPDFDSWHTLHNLSDWSWDHMRPFMIAAKPKPVDLYEIPSSYSTLTEALLEAESEFGYKTWKFRRSAYNIKNGLRHSVLHQFLLPVLKNVNLRLLPQALVKRIKLSSKPTLGASSILVGIKDENNKELELNIRVRRELLLCGGAYQTPQLLLASGIGDSTQLARLQLPVQHHLPLVGHGLHDHFNVPLFVSMGIVGPTLNQRIILSPVNLYNYLSTGTGSFGNFGVCGHLASHDESLPFGITFFGAGAIDETALMSISNFKRAAFRALFPRYHNATQEGFVAISSCLQPKSRGSVSLLHKSMRRNPLIDPNYLSDQQDVACTIVAIRNAVKVITSSAFAKLQPRIHWPKLQECANFGPFERDFLKNQPSDQYLECLMRHIGLSSHHPGGSCALGSVVDSQLRLHGIPNMRVVDASVLPRPISGNPNTVIVAIAMRAASWILKDELRDSMSN from the exons ATGGGAATACATTTTCAAA AAATTCTTCTAGTTGGTGCCATTATCATTGGTTTCATTTCAATATTGTCCATTCTGGTTTGCAAATTGCTACAAGAAAAAATTCCAAATGTCTTGAAACTGGAGGATAGGGAATTTTCATTTGACTATGTAGTTG ttGGTGCTGGAACGGCTGGATCCACACTTGCCTCTCTGCTAACAAAGCACAGCAATGGAAGTGTGTTGCTTGTTGAAGCTGGCGGCTCCTTTGGCTACCTTAGCCGAATCCCGCTGCTCACCACATTCCAACAGAAGGGCATAAACGATTGGTCATTCCTCTCAGCGCCGCAGAAGCATTCTTCAAAAGGCTTGATTGAACAGCGTCAATGCCTGCCACGGGGAAAGGGATTGGGCGGGTCAGCGAATTTGAACTTTATGTTGCATTTTGATGGCCATGGACCTGACTTTGACTCGTGGCACACGTTGCACAACTTGAGTGACTGGAGCTGGGATCACATGCGTCCATTTATGATAGCTGCCAAACCAAAACCTGTAGATCTATATGAGATTCCAAGCAGTTACTCCACGCTTACGGAAGCGTTACTTGAAGCTGAATCTGAGTTTGGTTATAAAACATGGAAATTTAGACGCTCTGCTTACAACATTAAGAATGGATTGCGACACTCTGTGCTTCATCAATTTCTTCTGCCCGTGCTCAAGAACGTCAATCTGCGTCTGCTACCCCAGGCTCTGGTGAAGCGTATTAAGCTATCTTCAAAGCCCACGTTGGGTGCCAGCTCTATCCTGGTGGGCATCAAGGATGAGAACAACAAGGAGTTGGAGTTGAACATTAGAGTGCGACGcgagctgctgctgtgtgGGGGCGCCTATCAAACACCTCAGCTGCTCCTGGCCTCTGGCATTGGCGACAGCACACAGTTGGCTCGGTTGCAGTTGCCGGTGCAACATCATTTGCCGCTGGTGGGTCATGGTTTGCATGATCATTTTAATGTGCCGCTTTTTGTCTCTATGGGCATCGTTGGACCCACTCTTAACCAGCGAATAATTCTCAGTCCAGTAAATCTATATAACTATTTAAGCACCGGCACTGGAAGCTTTGGCAATTTCGGAGTATGTGGACATCTTGCTAGTCACGACGAATCTTTGCCGTTTGGCATCACATTTTTTGGCGCTGGCGCCATTGACGAAACTGCTCTCATGTCCATCTCAAATTTCAAGCGGGCGGCATTTCGGGCGCTCTTCCCACGATATCACAATGCCACGCAGGAGGGATTTGTGGCCATATCCAGCTGCCTGCAGCCTAAGTCTAGGGGCTCTGTGTCGCTGCTGCACAAGAGCATGCGCAGGAATCCCCTAATTGATCCTAACTATCTGAGCGATCAACAGGATGTGGCATGTACCATTGTCGCAATCAGGAATGCTGTAAAG gTGATTACATCCTCCGCTTTTGCAAAGCTACAGCCGCGAATTCATTGGCCCAAGTTGCAGGAATGCGCCAATTTCGGACCATTTGAAAGGGACTTTCTTAAAAACCAGCCGTCGGATCAATATCTAGAATGTCTTATGCGACACATTGGTCTCAGCTCACATCATCCAGGTGGCAGCTGTGCTCTGGGAAGCGTCGTCGACTCGCAACTTCG ATTACATGGTATTCCCAACATGCGAGTTGTTGATGCCAGCGTGCTGCCCCGGCCAATCTCCGGTAATCCCAATACTGTCATCGTAGCTATTGCCATGCGTGCAGCCTCTTGGATACTAAAGGACGAGTTACGAGATAGTATGTCTAACTAA